A region from the Halosolutus gelatinilyticus genome encodes:
- a CDS encoding FAD-binding and (Fe-S)-binding domain-containing protein, giving the protein MASKDSRPSGADPEPVDDRATGSRTDDPADDRPIDSGTDDPADDPRTEYEYVGGDENRPSLVAALDARIDGEVRFDEYSRQLYATDASAYEVTPVGVVFPASTEGVAAVVEYCADRGVPVLPRGGGTSLAGQAVNEAVVLDLTVHMGDLLDVAPDDRLATVQAGAVLAELNAALEPHDLKFAPDPAAGNRSTIGGAIGNNSTGAHSLQYGKTDAYVEECEVVLADGTVTTFGEVTVAELRDRADPDGDLRGRIHEALRRVVDEEAEAIAAVFPQLKRNVSGYNLDRLVAEAYGEPEAFDENTEASVSIDGEPDPDATVNLARVFAGSEGTLGVVTEATVSLEPIPETKAVALLTYRDLLDAMADVDAIVRNHDPAAIEAIDDVLLGLARDTEEFAAVADRLPDGTETALLVEFYAEDDADGRVKVRELLADRLPGSAGPSPSAENGAIDESDDPVRAFDARKAHDPEGRAELWKLRKSAAPILLSRTSDAKHISFIEDTAVPTENLADYVADFQNVLETHDTVASFYAHAGPGCMHMRPLVDTKSPAGLNQFEAIADAVTDLVVRYGGSVSGEHGDGRARTQWNRKLYGDEVWSLFRDLKTAFDPDWLLNPGNVCGDHDLTEHLRFSPGYEFDAGFDPALNWENENEMQGMVELCHGCAGCRGAQETTGGVMCPTYRAAEEEGLSTRGRANMLRQAMSGDLDADATDAEFVAEVVDLCVGCKGCARDCPSEVDMAKLKAEVEHARHEAHGATLRDRLFANVDRVNALGSKLAPLSNWAASLPGANVIAEKTLGIARDRSLPPFAAESFEDWFAKRGSCVGLAEADRKVLLFPDTYTNYNHPRAGKAAVQVLETAGVHVRIPEGVTSTGRPAFSKGFLETARERARTNVDALRPFVEDGWEVVLIEPSDAVMLQSDYRDLLSGDDIDRVAANTYGVMEYLDTFDLVATLPLAEPTERLTYHGHCHQKATKKDGHATTVLRAAGYEVDALDSGCCGMAGSFGYEAEHYSLSAAIGRILFDQVDESDGETVVAPGASCRSQLSGHDGCAEPSHPIENVSDALSSEDPR; this is encoded by the coding sequence ATGGCGAGCAAGGATTCACGACCGTCCGGGGCCGATCCCGAACCCGTCGACGATCGCGCGACCGGTTCGCGGACCGACGATCCGGCCGACGATCGACCGATCGACTCGGGGACTGACGATCCGGCAGACGATCCGCGGACCGAGTACGAGTACGTCGGCGGCGACGAGAATCGACCCTCGCTGGTGGCGGCGCTGGACGCGCGTATCGACGGCGAGGTCCGCTTCGACGAGTACAGCCGACAGCTGTATGCGACCGACGCGAGCGCCTACGAGGTGACGCCCGTCGGCGTGGTCTTCCCGGCCTCGACCGAGGGCGTCGCCGCCGTCGTCGAATACTGCGCCGATCGAGGAGTCCCGGTCCTCCCGCGGGGCGGCGGGACGAGCCTCGCCGGCCAGGCCGTCAACGAGGCCGTCGTCTTGGACCTCACCGTCCACATGGGCGACCTCCTCGACGTCGCCCCCGACGATCGGCTGGCGACCGTCCAGGCGGGCGCCGTCCTGGCCGAGCTCAACGCCGCGCTCGAACCCCACGACCTGAAGTTCGCGCCCGATCCCGCCGCCGGGAACCGCAGCACGATCGGCGGCGCGATCGGCAACAACTCGACCGGGGCGCACTCCCTGCAGTACGGCAAGACCGACGCCTACGTCGAGGAGTGCGAAGTCGTACTGGCGGACGGCACTGTGACGACGTTCGGTGAAGTGACGGTCGCCGAACTCCGCGATCGGGCCGATCCCGACGGCGACCTTCGCGGGCGGATCCACGAGGCGCTGCGTCGGGTCGTCGACGAGGAGGCCGAGGCGATCGCCGCGGTCTTCCCGCAGTTGAAACGCAACGTCTCGGGGTACAACCTCGATCGACTCGTCGCGGAGGCGTACGGAGAGCCGGAGGCCTTCGACGAGAACACCGAAGCGTCGGTCTCGATCGACGGCGAACCCGACCCCGACGCGACCGTCAACCTCGCTCGCGTCTTCGCTGGCAGCGAGGGAACCCTCGGCGTGGTCACCGAGGCGACCGTCTCGCTCGAACCGATCCCCGAGACGAAAGCCGTTGCGTTGCTGACCTACCGCGACCTGCTCGACGCGATGGCCGACGTCGACGCGATCGTCAGGAACCACGATCCAGCCGCGATCGAGGCGATCGACGACGTGCTGCTCGGCCTCGCCCGCGACACCGAGGAGTTCGCCGCCGTCGCCGATCGGCTCCCGGACGGAACCGAGACCGCGCTGCTCGTCGAGTTCTACGCCGAGGACGACGCCGACGGTCGGGTGAAGGTCCGGGAGTTGCTCGCCGATCGCCTCCCCGGTTCGGCGGGTCCGTCCCCCTCGGCTGAAAACGGGGCGATCGACGAAAGCGACGATCCCGTCCGCGCGTTCGATGCCCGCAAAGCGCACGATCCCGAGGGGCGAGCCGAACTCTGGAAGCTCCGCAAGAGCGCGGCGCCGATCCTGCTCTCGCGAACCTCGGACGCGAAGCACATCTCGTTCATCGAGGACACGGCCGTCCCGACGGAGAACCTCGCCGACTACGTCGCGGATTTCCAGAACGTGCTCGAAACGCACGACACGGTCGCCAGCTTCTACGCCCACGCCGGCCCGGGTTGTATGCACATGCGGCCGCTGGTCGACACCAAGAGCCCGGCCGGGCTGAACCAGTTCGAGGCGATCGCCGACGCCGTGACGGACCTCGTCGTCCGGTACGGCGGCTCGGTCTCCGGCGAACACGGCGACGGCCGCGCCCGAACTCAGTGGAACCGGAAGCTCTACGGCGACGAGGTCTGGTCGCTGTTTCGCGACCTGAAGACGGCGTTCGATCCGGACTGGCTCCTGAACCCCGGAAACGTCTGCGGCGACCACGACCTGACCGAGCACCTCCGATTCTCTCCCGGCTACGAGTTCGACGCCGGCTTCGATCCCGCGCTGAACTGGGAGAACGAAAACGAGATGCAGGGCATGGTCGAACTCTGTCACGGCTGCGCCGGCTGTCGCGGCGCCCAGGAGACGACCGGAGGGGTGATGTGTCCGACCTACCGCGCGGCGGAAGAAGAGGGGCTGAGCACCCGCGGTCGGGCGAACATGCTCCGCCAGGCCATGAGCGGCGATCTCGACGCCGACGCGACGGACGCCGAGTTCGTGGCCGAGGTGGTCGACCTCTGTGTCGGCTGTAAGGGCTGCGCCCGGGACTGTCCGAGCGAGGTCGACATGGCCAAGCTCAAAGCGGAAGTCGAGCACGCCCGCCACGAGGCCCACGGCGCGACGCTGCGCGATCGGCTCTTCGCGAACGTCGACCGGGTCAACGCCCTCGGCTCGAAACTCGCGCCGCTTTCGAACTGGGCCGCGTCGCTGCCGGGCGCGAACGTGATCGCCGAGAAGACGCTGGGGATCGCCCGCGACCGATCGCTCCCGCCCTTCGCCGCCGAGAGTTTCGAGGACTGGTTCGCAAAGCGCGGCTCCTGCGTCGGGCTCGCGGAGGCCGATCGGAAGGTCCTGCTGTTTCCCGACACCTACACGAACTACAACCACCCCCGCGCCGGGAAGGCGGCCGTGCAGGTCCTCGAAACGGCGGGCGTCCACGTCCGGATTCCCGAGGGCGTCACGTCGACGGGCCGGCCGGCCTTCTCGAAGGGGTTCCTCGAAACCGCTCGCGAGCGAGCGCGGACGAACGTCGACGCCCTTCGCCCCTTCGTTGAGGACGGCTGGGAGGTCGTCCTGATCGAACCCTCCGATGCGGTGATGCTTCAGTCCGATTATCGAGATTTACTCTCGGGCGACGACATCGATCGCGTGGCGGCTAATACGTACGGCGTGATGGAGTATCTCGATACGTTCGACCTGGTCGCTACCCTCCCGCTGGCCGAGCCGACGGAGCGGCTGACCTACCACGGGCACTGCCACCAGAAAGCCACGAAAAAGGACGGGCACGCGACGACCGTCCTCCGGGCTGCGGGCTACGAGGTCGACGCACTCGATTCGGGCTGTTGTGGCATGGCCGGCTCGTTCGGCTACGAGGCCGAGCACTACTCGCTGAGCGCGGCGATCGGCCGCATCCTCTTCGACCAAGTCGACGAGAGCGACGGCGAGACGGTCGTCGCACCGGGCGCGTCCTGTCGGAGCCAACTTTCGGGGCACGACGGCTGCGCGGAGCCATCCCACCCGATCGAGAACGTATCGGACGCGCTCTCGAGCGAAGATCCTCGCTGA
- a CDS encoding Lrp/AsnC family transcriptional regulator, with amino-acid sequence MTSTVLDDVDREILYAFQQDARNTTTRNISERVGVTASTISNRIAQLEADGIITNYYTTLDYERAGFPLHVLIRGTAPIAEREGLARRALDIPGVVNIRELMVGEGNIRLETVGQSNDDITRIVTVLSKMGVSISDEVLVRNQYYRPLAFLETEVES; translated from the coding sequence ATGACATCAACCGTACTGGACGACGTCGACAGGGAGATCCTGTACGCGTTTCAGCAAGACGCCCGCAACACGACGACGCGGAATATCAGTGAGCGAGTGGGCGTGACGGCGAGCACCATCAGTAACCGTATCGCCCAGCTCGAAGCGGACGGGATCATCACCAACTACTACACGACGCTCGATTACGAGCGGGCAGGCTTTCCCTTGCACGTCCTGATCAGGGGTACCGCCCCGATAGCCGAGCGGGAAGGCCTCGCTCGCCGGGCGCTCGACATCCCCGGCGTCGTGAACATCCGCGAACTGATGGTTGGAGAGGGTAATATCCGGCTCGAAACCGTCGGCCAGTCCAACGACGACATCACGCGGATCGTCACGGTGCTGTCGAAGATGGGCGTATCGATCAGCGACGAAGTCCTCGTTCGAAATCAGTATTACCGTCCGCTGGCCTTCCTCGAGACGGAGGTCGAGAGCTGA
- a CDS encoding DUF7344 domain-containing protein, which translates to MKEPASSTAEWNDEELDDSFRILSDPVRRHLLRRLSRERDVATIDELCDGLPTGSTGKPLGDETRIALLHAHLPMLADAGIIDFDRERETVRYRSGHRIESLLGLKLVTADA; encoded by the coding sequence ATGAAAGAGCCAGCTAGTTCCACCGCCGAGTGGAACGACGAAGAACTCGACGATAGTTTCAGGATTCTATCCGACCCCGTCCGGCGACATCTGCTTCGACGACTGTCTCGGGAGCGCGACGTCGCAACCATCGACGAACTGTGCGACGGGCTTCCGACCGGCAGTACCGGGAAACCGCTCGGTGATGAAACGCGGATCGCACTCTTGCACGCCCACCTACCGATGCTCGCCGACGCCGGGATCATCGATTTCGATCGGGAACGAGAGACGGTCCGCTATCGGAGCGGACACCGCATCGAATCCCTCCTGGGGCTAAAACTCGTCACCGCCGATGCGTAA
- a CDS encoding M24 family metallopeptidase produces MPQEIFDEREYERRVTQTKAKLREKGLDAVVVADPANMNYLTGYDGWSFYVHQAVVVTPDRDEPVWVGREMDANGARATTWLSEESIRSYSDDHVHSPYDLHPMDYLAGVLEELDVADGRIGLEMDASYFTAKSYTRLQQNLPDAEFEDATLLVNWVRIKKSERELEYMREAARISENAMQAGIDAIEAGVPEYEAARAIYDALIAGTDEYGGDYPSIVPLMPSGDHTDTPHLTWTDRPFQDGDPVIIELSGCRHRYHSPLARTTFVGDPPAELERTADIVVEGIEAALDAVEPGVTCEVVEKAWRETIARYDIEKEDRIGYSMGLGYPPDWGEHTASIRPGDETVLEEDMTFHMIPGIWTADVGMEISETFRVTGSGAETLADFPRELFTA; encoded by the coding sequence ATGCCCCAGGAAATTTTCGACGAACGAGAGTACGAACGGCGGGTTACGCAAACGAAAGCGAAGCTTCGGGAGAAGGGCCTCGACGCCGTCGTGGTCGCCGATCCGGCGAACATGAACTACCTGACGGGGTACGACGGCTGGTCGTTCTACGTCCACCAGGCGGTCGTCGTCACGCCCGATCGGGACGAACCGGTCTGGGTCGGTCGAGAGATGGACGCGAACGGCGCCCGGGCGACGACGTGGCTCTCCGAGGAGAGCATCCGATCGTACAGCGACGACCACGTCCACTCGCCGTACGACCTCCACCCGATGGACTACCTCGCCGGCGTCCTGGAGGAACTCGACGTCGCCGACGGCCGGATCGGCCTCGAGATGGACGCCTCTTACTTCACGGCGAAGTCGTACACGCGGTTGCAGCAGAACCTGCCGGACGCCGAGTTCGAGGACGCGACGCTGCTCGTCAACTGGGTTCGGATCAAGAAGTCCGAGCGGGAACTCGAGTACATGCGCGAGGCGGCGCGGATCTCCGAGAACGCGATGCAGGCAGGGATCGACGCGATCGAGGCCGGCGTTCCCGAGTACGAGGCGGCCCGAGCGATCTACGACGCGCTGATCGCCGGCACCGACGAGTACGGCGGCGACTACCCCTCGATCGTCCCGCTGATGCCGTCGGGCGACCACACGGACACGCCGCACCTGACTTGGACCGATCGGCCGTTTCAAGACGGGGATCCGGTCATCATCGAACTCTCAGGCTGTCGCCACCGGTACCACTCGCCGCTCGCGCGAACGACGTTCGTCGGCGACCCGCCCGCCGAACTCGAGCGCACCGCGGACATCGTCGTCGAAGGGATCGAAGCCGCGCTCGACGCCGTCGAGCCCGGAGTCACCTGCGAGGTCGTCGAGAAGGCCTGGCGCGAGACGATCGCGCGGTACGACATCGAGAAGGAAGACCGCATCGGGTACTCGATGGGGCTGGGCTACCCGCCGGACTGGGGCGAACACACCGCGAGCATCCGCCCCGGCGACGAGACGGTGCTCGAGGAGGACATGACGTTTCACATGATCCCCGGCATCTGGACGGCGGACGTCGGGATGGAGATCAGCGAGACGTTCCGCGTCACCGGCAGCGGCGCGGAGACGCTGGCCGACTTTCCGCGGGAGCTGTTTACCGCGTGA
- a CDS encoding 4a-hydroxytetrahydrobiopterin dehydratase, with protein MTDTELADRECIACTSDDDPLEGDELEELYADLDADVWEVVDEHHLEGTYEFEDFRDALEFTKDVGELAEAEWHHPNIHLSWGEVVIEMWTHKIDGLFETDFIMAARMDRIYEAFAPEA; from the coding sequence ATGACCGACACCGAACTCGCCGATCGGGAGTGTATCGCCTGTACGAGCGACGACGACCCGCTCGAGGGAGACGAACTCGAGGAATTGTACGCGGATCTCGACGCTGACGTCTGGGAGGTCGTCGACGAACACCACCTCGAGGGAACCTACGAGTTCGAGGACTTCCGAGACGCGCTCGAGTTCACGAAGGACGTCGGCGAACTCGCCGAGGCGGAGTGGCACCACCCCAACATCCACCTCTCGTGGGGCGAGGTCGTGATCGAGATGTGGACCCACAAGATCGACGGCCTGTTCGAGACGGACTTCATCATGGCCGCGCGGATGGACCGCATCTACGAGGCGTTCGCGCCGGAAGCGTAG
- a CDS encoding alpha/beta hydrolase, with amino-acid sequence MRSSPDDSRAIDEAHAADEPHPEVRAVIDLLESMDAPSLTDLSPEEARAATEAMVRDSDIDVARVEDRRIDGPVGEIPIRIYDPAPERAADGAESRPTICYVHGGGWVVGSIDGADSTCRTLATETGYPVVSVGYRLAPEHPFPAGLEDCYTALEWTARNVDELGGDRDRLVVAGDSAGGNLATATALLTVRRGGPSVAYQVLVYPVTGDASETESYDAYGDGYLLSTAESEWFRNHYFERELDEWNVLAAPRLASDRLLSSLPPATVVTAGFDPLRDDGAAYADRLADADVPVTCRNYPDVIHGFFGMLEPPTELTVAHEAHADVAADLHGALE; translated from the coding sequence ATGAGGAGTTCCCCGGACGATTCGCGGGCGATCGACGAGGCACACGCTGCGGACGAACCACACCCCGAAGTGCGGGCAGTCATCGACCTGCTGGAGTCGATGGACGCGCCGTCGCTCACCGACCTCTCCCCGGAGGAGGCGCGCGCGGCGACGGAGGCGATGGTCCGAGACTCCGACATCGATGTCGCGCGGGTCGAGGATCGACGGATCGACGGCCCGGTGGGAGAGATCCCGATCCGGATCTACGATCCGGCACCCGAACGAGCGGCGGACGGCGCCGAGTCGCGGCCGACGATCTGTTACGTCCACGGCGGCGGGTGGGTCGTCGGCAGCATCGACGGCGCCGACTCGACGTGTCGAACGCTCGCGACCGAAACCGGTTACCCGGTCGTCAGCGTCGGCTATCGTCTCGCGCCCGAACACCCGTTTCCCGCGGGTCTTGAGGACTGTTACACCGCACTCGAGTGGACCGCTCGGAACGTCGACGAGCTCGGGGGCGATCGCGATCGACTCGTCGTCGCGGGCGACAGCGCGGGCGGAAACCTCGCCACCGCGACGGCGCTGTTGACGGTCCGCCGCGGCGGGCCGTCGGTCGCGTACCAGGTGCTCGTCTACCCGGTGACGGGGGACGCGAGCGAGACCGAGTCCTACGACGCCTACGGCGACGGCTACCTCCTCTCGACGGCGGAGAGCGAGTGGTTCCGGAACCACTACTTCGAGCGCGAACTCGACGAGTGGAACGTCCTCGCCGCACCCCGACTCGCGAGCGATCGCCTGCTCTCGTCGCTCCCGCCAGCGACGGTCGTCACGGCGGGGTTCGACCCCCTGCGCGACGACGGCGCGGCCTACGCCGATCGACTCGCCGATGCGGACGTCCCCGTCACCTGCCGGAACTACCCGGACGTGATCCACGGCTTCTTCGGGATGCTGGAGCCGCCGACGGAGCTCACGGTCGCGCACGAGGCCCACGCCGACGTGGCGGCGGACCTGCACGGCGCGCTCGAGTAG
- the pyrE gene encoding orotate phosphoribosyltransferase, giving the protein MTNQDLIAALRDAEAVTFGEFELSHGGTSEYYVDKYLFETDPRCLQLIAEAFASRLDADDKLGGVALGGVPLAAATSVAAGVPYVIARKQRKEYGTGNLIEGRLDEGEEVVVVEDIVTTGTSLVDAVEALRDAGASVDRALVVVDRQEGGRENVADAGVEMEALVTAEDLLADRD; this is encoded by the coding sequence ATGACGAACCAGGACCTCATCGCGGCACTTCGCGATGCGGAGGCCGTCACGTTCGGCGAGTTCGAGCTCTCGCACGGCGGCACGAGCGAGTACTACGTCGACAAGTACCTCTTCGAAACCGACCCGCGCTGTCTCCAGTTGATCGCCGAGGCGTTCGCCTCCCGGCTCGACGCGGACGACAAGCTCGGCGGCGTCGCGCTCGGCGGCGTCCCGCTGGCGGCCGCGACCAGCGTGGCCGCCGGCGTTCCCTACGTCATCGCGCGCAAGCAGCGTAAGGAATACGGCACCGGGAACCTGATCGAGGGCCGCCTCGACGAGGGCGAGGAAGTCGTCGTCGTCGAGGATATCGTCACCACGGGGACGAGTCTCGTCGACGCCGTCGAGGCGCTGCGCGACGCCGGCGCGTCCGTCGATCGGGCGCTCGTCGTCGTCGATCGGCAGGAAGGCGGCCGCGAAAACGTCGCGGACGCCGGCGTCGAGATGGAGGCGCTGGTGACGGCCGAGGACCTGCTGGCCGATCGGGACTGA
- a CDS encoding EamA family transporter, whose amino-acid sequence MDDETVGIALVLTSAVGFGTLGIFGVIAAEEGLSIPSVLALRFSLATVVVWAVRWYRDRFRVPSGRVLAIAVALGAIGYATQSGLYFFGLEFMTAGMVAIVLYTYPAFVVCLVAIANPDRVTRILLVALGLSISGVALITGVDPAGADPRGVVVVLGAAFAYSLYIVVSQRALATVDAETLTAFVLPAAAASFVAFGLGTNTLAMPDGAIGWGVVFAIAILATVVPVLTFFAGIARIGASRASIISTAEPAVTVALGALVLGEPVTVVTIGGGALVVAGVILIQREDA is encoded by the coding sequence ATGGACGACGAAACGGTCGGGATCGCGCTCGTGCTCACCTCCGCCGTCGGGTTCGGCACGCTGGGGATCTTCGGTGTTATCGCCGCCGAAGAGGGGCTCTCGATCCCGTCCGTGCTCGCACTTCGGTTCTCCCTCGCGACGGTCGTCGTCTGGGCGGTCCGCTGGTACCGGGATCGATTTCGGGTCCCGAGCGGTCGGGTGCTGGCGATCGCGGTCGCGCTCGGTGCAATCGGGTACGCGACCCAGAGCGGGCTCTACTTCTTCGGGCTCGAGTTCATGACGGCCGGGATGGTCGCGATCGTCCTCTACACGTACCCGGCGTTCGTCGTCTGTCTCGTCGCGATCGCGAACCCTGACCGGGTGACGAGGATCCTTTTGGTCGCGCTCGGCCTGTCGATCAGCGGCGTCGCGCTCATCACCGGCGTCGACCCAGCCGGCGCCGACCCGCGGGGCGTCGTCGTGGTCCTCGGTGCGGCGTTCGCCTACTCGCTGTACATCGTCGTGAGCCAGCGGGCGCTCGCAACGGTCGACGCCGAGACACTGACGGCGTTCGTCCTGCCTGCGGCGGCCGCGAGCTTCGTCGCATTCGGGCTGGGCACGAACACCCTCGCGATGCCGGACGGCGCGATCGGCTGGGGCGTCGTCTTCGCGATCGCGATCCTCGCGACCGTCGTTCCTGTCCTCACCTTCTTCGCCGGAATCGCGAGGATCGGCGCGAGCCGGGCGAGTATCATCAGCACCGCCGAACCGGCGGTCACCGTCGCACTCGGCGCCCTCGTACTCGGAGAGCCCGTGACGGTTGTGACGATCGGCGGCGGCGCGCTCGTCGTCGCGGGCGTGATTCTCATCCAGCGCGAAGACGCCTGA
- a CDS encoding aminopeptidase, producing MDDRVRRHAEILVDYCTEIGPDDNILVRAPAPAEDLVVALYERIGKRGAHPTTQWVNPRAGRAYAREMDPADFRTKDHQLAAMTETDVVILVKATRNVAETGDVDPEKGQAASRAKQPIVEKRLDTRWVMTEHLTPATAQQAEMSTEAWTDYVYGAIDRDWEAQREFQQQLVDVLDEADTIRIVSGDTTDLRLSVAGMRAVNDAGETNLPGGEVFTAPIPDSVEGTVSFDMPVYRRGRPIHDVRLTFDAGEVVDYAASRNEEALASMLETDDGARRVGELGIGMNRGIDRFSDTILFDEKMGDTVHVALGNAIEECVPDDRLFNDSAIHADMLVDMSRNSFVEVDGEVVQRNGTFRFEDGFAAA from the coding sequence ATGGACGATCGAGTCAGGCGACACGCCGAAATTCTCGTCGACTACTGCACCGAAATCGGGCCCGACGATAACATTCTCGTTCGAGCGCCGGCCCCGGCGGAGGATCTCGTCGTCGCGCTGTACGAACGGATCGGAAAGCGAGGCGCGCACCCGACGACCCAGTGGGTGAATCCGCGGGCCGGTCGCGCGTACGCTCGCGAGATGGATCCCGCGGATTTTCGCACGAAGGACCACCAACTCGCGGCGATGACCGAAACGGATGTCGTGATTCTCGTCAAGGCCACGAGAAACGTCGCCGAGACCGGCGATGTCGATCCGGAAAAAGGACAGGCGGCGAGTCGCGCGAAACAGCCCATCGTGGAGAAGCGCCTCGATACGCGCTGGGTCATGACCGAACACCTCACGCCCGCTACCGCCCAGCAAGCGGAGATGAGTACCGAGGCGTGGACCGACTACGTGTACGGCGCGATCGATCGAGACTGGGAGGCCCAACGCGAGTTCCAGCAACAGCTAGTGGACGTTCTCGACGAGGCTGATACCATCCGGATCGTCTCGGGCGACACCACCGACCTTCGCCTCTCCGTTGCCGGGATGCGGGCGGTAAACGATGCCGGCGAAACGAATCTCCCCGGCGGCGAGGTGTTTACCGCGCCGATTCCGGACTCCGTCGAGGGGACGGTCAGCTTCGATATGCCGGTGTACCGTCGCGGACGACCGATCCACGACGTTCGGCTCACGTTCGACGCCGGGGAGGTCGTCGACTACGCTGCGAGCCGAAACGAGGAGGCGCTCGCGAGCATGCTTGAGACGGACGACGGCGCGCGTCGCGTCGGCGAACTCGGGATCGGGATGAACCGCGGCATCGATCGGTTCAGCGACACCATCCTCTTCGACGAGAAGATGGGCGACACCGTCCACGTCGCGCTCGGAAACGCGATCGAAGAGTGCGTTCCGGACGATCGGCTGTTTAACGATAGCGCGATCCACGCGGACATGCTCGTCGATATGAGCCGCAACTCGTTCGTCGAAGTCGACGGGGAGGTCGTCCAGCGAAACGGCACGTTCCGATTCGAAGACGGGTTCGCCGCCGCGTGA
- a CDS encoding NUDIX hydrolase, which produces MSVTFDPEIPRERQTIRLPEPKLARFRDWAIEGTGLTTAARVSDPDGRIALVENRWSDGWILPGGGVEPGEEPIDTARREVREETGLAATIDDPILVVDQTYVSERDGEERLSARYVVYAARAEGTIPEADRLGVTDGEIAAARWFEMLPEDLHDGDLLRPYL; this is translated from the coding sequence ATGAGCGTCACATTCGATCCCGAGATCCCCAGAGAACGGCAGACGATCCGACTTCCCGAACCGAAACTCGCGCGGTTTCGCGACTGGGCGATCGAGGGCACCGGCCTGACAACCGCGGCCCGCGTCTCAGATCCCGACGGGCGGATCGCCCTCGTCGAGAACCGGTGGTCCGACGGCTGGATACTGCCCGGCGGCGGCGTCGAACCCGGCGAGGAGCCGATCGACACGGCGCGACGCGAGGTCCGCGAGGAAACCGGCCTGGCGGCGACGATCGACGACCCGATCCTCGTCGTCGATCAGACGTACGTCTCCGAGCGCGACGGCGAGGAGCGGCTTTCGGCCCGGTACGTCGTCTACGCCGCTCGGGCCGAGGGGACGATCCCGGAGGCCGATAGACTGGGCGTCACCGACGGCGAAATCGCGGCGGCGCGCTGGTTCGAAATGCTTCCCGAGGACCTCCACGACGGCGACCTGCTGCGCCCGTATCTGTAG
- a CDS encoding class II aldolase/adducin family protein, translated as MILEDERRAVVAHASELATLTPGRTGNLSVRDGRDGDAFAITPTGVPYDSFGAEDVPVVGVDGDRRDGRMAPSSEVPMHAAIYRREEVGAIVHTHSPWSTTLAIAHEPLPPIHYMIVAVGKRVPVAEYAPYGTDELAENIVTAMDGADSTASFIENHGLVVTALDLETALENTIHVESLARIYLEARSAGLEPETLTDDQLETVIEKFESYGQ; from the coding sequence ATGATTCTCGAAGACGAACGCCGGGCGGTCGTCGCGCACGCCTCGGAACTCGCGACGCTCACCCCCGGTCGCACGGGGAACCTCAGCGTCCGCGACGGCCGCGACGGAGACGCCTTCGCGATCACGCCCACCGGCGTTCCGTACGACAGTTTCGGCGCCGAGGACGTGCCCGTGGTCGGCGTCGACGGCGACCGGCGCGACGGCCGGATGGCGCCCAGCAGCGAGGTGCCGATGCACGCCGCCATCTACCGGCGCGAGGAGGTCGGCGCGATCGTCCACACCCACTCGCCGTGGTCGACGACGCTGGCGATCGCACACGAGCCGCTGCCGCCGATCCACTACATGATCGTCGCGGTCGGCAAGCGCGTCCCGGTCGCCGAGTACGCCCCCTACGGTACCGACGAACTCGCCGAGAACATCGTGACCGCGATGGACGGGGCCGATTCGACCGCCTCGTTCATCGAGAACCACGGCCTCGTCGTCACCGCACTGGATCTCGAAACCGCCCTCGAAAATACGATTCACGTCGAGAGCCTCGCCCGAATCTATCTGGAGGCGCGATCGGCCGGCCTCGAACCGGAGACGCTCACGGACGACCAACTCGAGACGGTGATCGAGAAGTTCGAATCGTACGGGCAGTGA